DNA from Miscanthus floridulus cultivar M001 unplaced genomic scaffold, ASM1932011v1 fs_238_4_5, whole genome shotgun sequence:
gcatgaaataatggattaatattcgtagaaaaattaaatatgcattgttgagtgaatttgacaatgtatttttaaattatatcgTAACAAATTTAGTAGAATACGCTATGAAGGAGGACAGTGGAGCATGAAATAtcgatttattttgccgagtgttttgtagCTAACACTCGGAGAAAAGAacagttgccgagtgtcatataggggacactcggcaacttcGTCGACCGGCCCACTGCACAATATCTGGACGTAATGGAacataaaaaaaataatgccgagtgccccggatctTGGCACTCAGCATACTTCTTCAAAAAAACAaatgccgagtgtcccagatcctGGCACTCGGCATACTCCTTCATATACCCCAGTGGTTAGCACCCTCGGCCCTCACCCTCACCCTCGCGCACACAACACGCAACCGCACGCCGCCAACCCCCGCCCCACCGCGCCCCGCCACCGGCGCGGCATCGCTGCCCCGCCCCCGGCGCCACCCGCCCCAGCGCTTCCCGCCCCCAGCGCTGCCTGCCCTCGGCGCCCCGCCCCGCCACCGGTGCCGCCCGTCCCCAGCGCGTCCCACCCCCAGCGCTGCCAGCCCTCGGTGCCCCGccccgccaccggcgcgtccCGCCCCCGGCGCCCCGCGTGCGAAGCTATCTCTCGTGGCGACGACTggacgaccgccgccgccgcccttcgcCAGGTCTTCTTCGGGCCCTTCGCCAGCGACGAGTACgcccaccccttctcttcccttcctgctaCGCGAAACTGTGCATCCAAACCCTAGCTTAAcctatttgtattcggatctgatatAATTATAGGAGTATACatgtcactggtagagaaccgagctttactcccggtggggaaccccatctagtcccggttccccacccaggagcaagcatccgggactaaaggggggtcctttagtcctgggtcaggaaccgggactaaaggaggacctttagtcccggtgggtaacaccaaccgggactaaaggtgcctcctgacatgccacgatggccggcacctttagtcccggttggtaatacgaaccgggactaaaggtttttttcttttttcttttcttttcatttttttgttttcttttcaaaataggttttcgaagtcgtattgtacgctgctaattatacatttatacgcgcatatagtatgtttcggttcaagcacaatgaacgtattaaatcacataattcaagcatagaaatatatatatatatgcatgcatgcatcatatatatatttacatgcatgcatgcatatgtgtattttacattatattatttcatgtgcatatattacaaaagattgcattatagttgttgtgacataacaagtttcctctcatcctctagcttggcttcaatggcagtgttgggtcgaagtagaactcgcccttggaatcgatgacctgctcattaaaaaatctggccatagactcttgaattgctttgatttggtcttgccgtatgaccttttcctccaaccatcgagtctacaggtttgaattaaaggaaaataaattaatatatgtacatatatatatataaagacatagtaacacaatcaataataataattaaatgaatatatagtgtatttttaacgtactttgagtctctctatagtagttctttgggagagcaccttgataaacttgcaaacatagtaaccacagtagttgttcccctattcctgtctcagacaccactttacgagaaaaagatttgtcatccaatttggtgatccggtgaaagctatatgtttaattaataaagatgatgtgaTTCAcaggacttactttcaaagggattacattcagtggcgctttgcatttttccatgtgttgcttctcaataaaggttttccaaacactgcccaataaaaaatttaccacgtcatcagatatagttaatcatcatgtttgtgtgtatatatagttgctagagatcctgaaattacctctggataatatctatcatatcttggtagtcttgttgtggttttctcatcgagtcatagattatcaagtgacttttcaccagatcgatgtccatcaatatccagtgattgctgcatgtgtttataggatataacgcgtAACACTCagtaattaactagaatcaacatatgagccattaaggctatgattgacatgattaacactcacttgaagttatagggaaagagtatatccttcttgtggcgttggttcactaagaagttcatgaggttactctctgactcagacttccaattagtctttggagtaattgggtcttcgaatactatatggggatcaacaaaaccaatttcattgcagccttcctttctgagctctgtcattgtaaatctgcatatatatagtacttgttaggataatttatatgcatatacacacatatgatgagtttaataatagatcgaaagaattattacttataggcaatagcagctaatgataactttgtccagagaggtcaggtggcatagttgatgaaattctgcaaagtcaacatacataacatcatcgccacgaaaccaatgttcgtctctaattctgacaccaacgcagaagtctccactagtAGACgcttgcatgtaccacttgtttagcaggtacatttgcgtccccagatcagataaggcttgagggttgtatatactctggcctagtacaaattttttcttccaaatatcaacctccgccgcactctcaatgtttccatcaccaaacatctggtaaaggtcgagaccagtctcatcaagaaattcaccaaggtgatccaaatcgacattcggaggtatgtttgcctgatgcattaatcctaaattcgaaccatattcattaccaacaactagcggggggattgattggtgcgcttgttgtccgagttggacaactcctttccctgcccgcttctttttctgtgccgcctcaattgacttggtgagagtgcggtcatagtctgataacgttaatttggacggcttacgagattcccgctgttgttgctggtaagaagtcaccttttttcttagaatatctggagctacgaagaagtacggtttctttgggtttctccttgcttcttgattcattttaagtttgtcatagaatctagacatgtcttttttatatgcatcagttccttcttccttctcttcagatattattttgggaatagcccttggtttcacggtggctttctttgcaggcggggactagttcttcgtttgaggggctggcctcttgctaggcttcttggtaggcgggggcgggggaggcattggagacctccttggaggtgttggcagcggcgttggagacctccttggaggtggcggctgcgacattggagacctccttggagatggcgtGGATGCAACCTCGTCTTCCAatacaatgtcat
Protein-coding regions in this window:
- the LOC136530944 gene encoding uncharacterized protein yields the protein MPSVPDPGTRHTPSYTPVVSTLGPHPHPRAHNTQPHAANPRPTAPRHRRGIAAPPPAPPAPALPAPSAACPRRPAPPPVPPVPSASHPQRCQPSVPRPATGASRPRRPACEAISRGDDWTTAAAALRQVFFGPFASDEYAHPFSSLPATRNCASKP